The genomic interval GACAACGGTATATCCCTTCCACTTTTCATCATAGGAGGGGCCCTGTTGACCTCCTGTGGACCGGCGACCGACGCTATGGCCCAGGGAATGGCGCCTGAGAAACGGAGCACCGCCAGCTCCCTGATGATGGGGTTCTCCTTCGGATTAGGAGGTGTAGCCATGGCCCCTTTAGGCTGGTTCTCCGACATAGCGGGGCTCAGGACCGCCCTGGGGGTTATAGCGGTAATGCCTCTGTTATCCATCCCGGTGATGGCCTTTTTGTGGCCCGCAAAGAAAATAACCTAGAAGACGAGAGGTGAATAATATGTCTCTAATGGAGATAATAGGTCCAGTTATGGTAGGCCCGTCGTCCAGCCACACCGCCGGAGCGGCCAAGCTGGGCAACGTGGCGAGAAGGCTTTGGGGAAAGGACGTAAAGGACGTCACCCTCTACCTGAGAGGGAGCTTCGCCGCCACCTACTGGGGCCACGGAACCGACAGAGCCCTAATAGGGGGCCTCATGGGGTGGCTACCCGACGACGAGAGAATACCGGTGGCCTTCGACATGGCGCGAGAGGTTGGGATGTCCTATCGGTTCAGAGAGGAGTTCGTCGACGGAGCTCATCCTAACTCGGTCAGATTCGTCATGTCCGACGGCGATAAGACCATGGAAATGGTCGGAGCGTCTATAGGAGGAGGGTCGGTCAGGATCCAGGAGATCGATGGTTTTCCTGTGGACATAGGCGGCGACCTCCCTGCCCTGGTCATATTCCATCGGGACAAGCCAGGGGTCATGGCCTCTATAACCACCGAGATATTCAGGATGAAACTCAACATAGCTCAGATGACCTTGAAGAGAAAGGCCAGGGGAAAGGACGCCATGGTCGTCATAGAGATGGACGGAAAGCTGGATCAGGAGGAACTGGAGAAGCTGGAGGGATTCCACTCGGCCTATACCAGGATGTTCCTCCTTCCCGCCGCAGCTGAGGAGGCACAATCGTGAGATCGTTCAGGGAAATGTCGGACTATATGGAGGCCAACAGGGTCAACCTAGTGGATGCCATTCTCGAGATGGAGGCGGTGGAGCTGGGCTGTACCACCGAAAAAGTTCTAGATGGCATGAAAAGCCGTCTCGCAGTCATGAGGCAGTCGGTGGAGGACGGAGCCAGAGGGGACTGGAGGCCAAAAATCGTCCAGAAAGACGGCCTTAAAATGACCTCCTACAGAAAACACAACAACCCCCTTTCCGGATCTATGGTCTCCAGGGCCTGTGAAATAGCCCTGTCGGTGAGCACCTGTAACGCCGCCATGGGAAGGGTGGTAGCGGCACCTACGGCGGGCAGCTGCGGCATATTGCCCGGGGTGCTCTTCGGCTGGGAGGAGGAGAGAATGCCGCCTATCGACGTTATGGCCCAGGGCCTCACCGTGGCCGCCGCTATAGGCAACGTCATAGCCGAAAGGGCTACCTTGGCGGGGGCGGAGGGAGGCTGTCAGGCTGAGTGCGGGGCGGCTATAGCCATGGCCGCAGGAGCACTGGCCTGGATGGAGACACGGGACGCAGCTATGACCTTCGAGGCGGCGACTATGTCTCTAAAATCCATAATGGGACTTGTCTGCGACCCCGTAGCGGGGCTGGTGGAGGTTCCCTGCATAAAACGTAACGGAATGCTTGTATCAATGTCCTTTATGGCGGCGGACATGGCTATGGCAGGGATATCATCGGTGATCCCCGCCGACGAGGTGGTGGACGCCCTTTACGAGGTTGGAAGAGCTCTTCCACCGAGCCTCAGGGAGACAGGAAGAGGAGGGGTCGCCGCCAGCTCCACAGGCAAGGCTATAGCGGCCAGACTCAGGGAATCGGCACCTTCCCTGGAAGATTGAAAAGGAGAAAAAAATGACCTTTAAAGATTGGTTTCCTAAAGACGAATCGGACTGGTTCGGCCCAAGGGAAGGGGACGGCGACAGGCCCGCGCCTCCTAAGTTAAAACTGCCGGTGAGCAAGCCGGTTCTCATACTTCTGGCTATCTTCGCTGTGACGACCTTAGTCGTTCTGGCTTCAGCGGGATTTTTAACCGACCTGTACTGGTTTCAGGCCAGAGGGCTGACGTCGGTTTTCTGGACCAGAATACTACCACAGTGGGGACTTATGGTGGTGGCGTCGGCGGCGGCCTTTGTAGCTCTCTTCGGCTCCTTCAGGCTGGCACTTAAAAGGGCCGCCCAGATCCCTCTGCCGGAGGAGATCTCCAGGATGCTGCCTCTGAGGGCACCTTTTGCGGGAATACTGGT from Dethiosulfovibrio salsuginis carries:
- the sdaAB gene encoding L-serine ammonia-lyase, iron-sulfur-dependent subunit beta, which translates into the protein MSLMEIIGPVMVGPSSSHTAGAAKLGNVARRLWGKDVKDVTLYLRGSFAATYWGHGTDRALIGGLMGWLPDDERIPVAFDMAREVGMSYRFREEFVDGAHPNSVRFVMSDGDKTMEMVGASIGGGSVRIQEIDGFPVDIGGDLPALVIFHRDKPGVMASITTEIFRMKLNIAQMTLKRKARGKDAMVVIEMDGKLDQEELEKLEGFHSAYTRMFLLPAAAEEAQS
- the sdaAA gene encoding L-serine ammonia-lyase, iron-sulfur-dependent, subunit alpha, with amino-acid sequence MRSFREMSDYMEANRVNLVDAILEMEAVELGCTTEKVLDGMKSRLAVMRQSVEDGARGDWRPKIVQKDGLKMTSYRKHNNPLSGSMVSRACEIALSVSTCNAAMGRVVAAPTAGSCGILPGVLFGWEEERMPPIDVMAQGLTVAAAIGNVIAERATLAGAEGGCQAECGAAIAMAAGALAWMETRDAAMTFEAATMSLKSIMGLVCDPVAGLVEVPCIKRNGMLVSMSFMAADMAMAGISSVIPADEVVDALYEVGRALPPSLRETGRGGVAASSTGKAIAARLRESAPSLED